Proteins encoded together in one Clostridia bacterium window:
- the hisI gene encoding phosphoribosyl-AMP cyclohydrolase, producing MARRAENEEEMARIDFEKMQGLAPAVVQDADNDEVLMVGFMNEESLKRTLDSGYLTFYSRTRKKLWTKGETSGNRLRVMSAATDCDQDTVLIKVRVEGDGVVCHEGTRSCFTRPITLSTEARS from the coding sequence CTGGCGCGCAGAGCAGAAAATGAGGAAGAAATGGCCCGGATTGATTTCGAAAAGATGCAGGGACTGGCGCCGGCCGTGGTACAGGACGCCGACAATGACGAAGTGCTGATGGTCGGCTTCATGAACGAAGAATCGCTGAAGAGGACCCTCGACTCCGGTTACCTAACCTTTTACAGCCGAACCCGCAAAAAGCTGTGGACCAAGGGGGAGACCTCCGGGAATCGGCTGCGTGTCATGAGCGCTGCGACCGACTGCGACCAGGACACCGTGCTGATCAAGGTCCGCGTAGAGGGCGACGGCGTCGTATGCCATGAAGGCACGCGCTCCTGCTTCACGCGTCCCATCACACTTTCTACGGAGGCGCGGTCATGA